A genomic region of Pelodiscus sinensis isolate JC-2024 chromosome 17, ASM4963464v1, whole genome shotgun sequence contains the following coding sequences:
- the POU4F3 gene encoding POU domain, class 4, transcription factor 3: MMAMNAKQPFPMHPALPEPKYSSLHSTAEAMRRVCLPAPQLQGNIFGGFDETLLARAEALAAVDIVSHGKSHPFKPDATYHTMSSVPCTSTSSAAPISHPAALTSHPHHAVHPGLEGDLLEHLSPALSVGGMGPPDPTGMSAQIHPHHLGAMGHLHQAMGMGHPHPAAAHNGLGCVSDVESDPRELEAFAERFKQRRIKLGVTQADVGAALANLKIPGVGSLSQSTICRFESLTLSHNNMIALKPVLQAWLEEAEAAYREKNAKPELFSGGERKRKRTSIAAPEKRSLEAYFAIQPRPSSEKIAAIAEKLDLKKNVVRVWFCNQRQKQKRMKYSAVH; this comes from the exons ATGATGGCCATGAACGCCAAGCAGCCCTTCCCGATGCACCCTGCCCTGCCGGAGCCCAAGTACTCCAGCCTGCACTCCACCGCCGAGGCGATGCGCAGAGTTTGCCTTCCAGCCCCGCAG CTCCAGGGCAATATATTTGGAGGCTTTGATGAGACGCTGCTGGCCCGCGCGGAAGCTCTGGCGGCGGTGGATATTGTCTCCCACGGCAAGAGCCATCCCTTCAAGCCCGACGCGACCTACCATACCATGAGCAGCGTCCCATGCACTTCCACCTCCTCCGCCGCGCCCATCTCGCACCCCGCGGCCCTGACCTCGCACCCCCACCACGCCGTGCACCCGGGCTTGGAGGGGGACCTCCTGGAGCACCTCTCCCCAGCGCTGAGCGTGGGCGGCATGGGGCCGCCCGACCCCACGGGGATGTCGGCTCAGATCCACCCGCACCACCTGGGCGCCATGGGCCACCTGCACCAGGCCATGGGCATGGGCCACCCCCACCCGGCCGCGGCTCACAATGGGCTGGGCTGCGTCAGCGACGTGGAGTCGgatcccagggagctggaggctttCGCCGAGCGCTTCAAGCAGCGGCGGATCAAGCTGGGGGTGACCCAGGCGGACGTGGGGGCGGCCCTGGCCAACCTCAAGATCCCCGGCGTGGGCTCGCTGAGCCAAAGCACCATCTGCCGGTTCGAGTCGCTCACCCTGTCGCACAACAACATGATCGCCCTCAAGCCGGTGCTGCAGgcctggctggaggaggcggaGGCCGCCTACCGGGAGAAGAACGCCAAGCCCGAGCTCTTCAGCGGCGGCGAGCGGAAACGCAAGCGGACCTCCATCGCCGCCCCGGAGAAGCGCTCCCTGGAAGCCTACTTTGCCATCCAGCCCCGACCCTCTTCGGAGAAGATCGCAGCCATAGCGGAGAAACTGGACCTGAAAAAAAACGTGGTGCGGGTTTGGTTCTGCAACCAGAGACAGAAACAGAAACGCATGAAGTACTCCGCGGTGCACTGA